Proteins found in one Meiothermus cerbereus DSM 11376 genomic segment:
- a CDS encoding TatD family hydrolase, whose translation MTDTHCHLDYMEPEETQAAIQASREFKAILTIGTNPVRNRNALALAEAHPHIWAAVGLHPTEAPLLSPELEADLKYLAQHPRVRAIGETGLDFYWTPETRQAQYRALDFQHQLAVSLGLPLIFHVRSKESDRAEQEIAEWLLQNRPSRVVLHAFGGHPRLIDVGLELGAYFGFAGPLTYKKNAALREAARQIPLERLMVETDAPFLPPEPYRGQRNHPALVRFTLAKLAEIRGLSLEQMEQITDQNAQACFAFNR comes from the coding sequence ATGACCGATACCCATTGCCACCTCGACTATATGGAACCCGAAGAGACCCAGGCTGCTATTCAGGCCTCGAGGGAGTTTAAAGCCATCCTAACCATCGGCACAAACCCAGTGCGCAACCGCAATGCACTGGCCTTAGCGGAAGCGCACCCCCATATCTGGGCAGCCGTGGGTCTACACCCTACCGAAGCCCCGCTGCTTTCACCTGAGCTGGAGGCCGACCTGAAGTATCTGGCCCAGCACCCGAGGGTACGTGCCATTGGCGAAACCGGGCTGGACTTTTACTGGACACCCGAGACCCGCCAGGCCCAGTACCGGGCGCTGGACTTTCAGCATCAGCTCGCAGTGTCGCTGGGTTTGCCGCTTATTTTTCACGTGCGTAGCAAGGAAAGCGATCGGGCAGAACAAGAGATAGCGGAGTGGTTGCTGCAAAACCGCCCCTCGAGGGTTGTTCTTCATGCTTTTGGGGGGCACCCCAGGCTAATAGATGTGGGGCTGGAGCTTGGGGCCTATTTTGGCTTTGCTGGGCCCCTAACCTACAAGAAAAATGCAGCCTTGCGAGAGGCAGCCCGGCAAATTCCCCTTGAACGACTAATGGTCGAAACCGATGCGCCTTTTTTGCCCCCCGAGCCTTACCGGGGCCAGCGCAACCACCCGGCCCTGGTTAGGTTTACCCTGGCCAAACTGGCCGAAATCCGCGGGCTGAGCCTAGAGCAGATGGAGCAGATTACCGACCAAAATGCTCAGGCCTGCTTTGCTTTCAACCGCTAA
- a CDS encoding cation diffusion facilitator family transporter — MTPTHALALSLVVAGVVLGLKWLAYALTGSVALYSDALESIVNIVAAGSALIAVLVSRRPADSNHPYGHTKAEYFSAVLEGVLIVLAALAIVREAWPRLFAPQPIGGLDTGLLISLGASTINAGLGWFLIRTGRKARSPAVVADGQHILADVLTSVGVLLGIGLAWLSGWWVLDPLLAIAVAFNILWVGWRLVRDSVGGLMDESVSEAELADIRNTLSYTLEGLASEGRVLEIHDLRTRRAGPRTFVEFHLVVPGHTSVEQAHQICDRLENALQASMDGVTATIHVEPDHKAKHSTFRIG, encoded by the coding sequence ATGACCCCGACGCACGCTTTAGCCCTAAGCCTCGTTGTGGCGGGAGTAGTACTAGGTCTGAAGTGGCTGGCCTACGCCCTGACTGGTTCGGTAGCTCTATACTCCGATGCGCTGGAGTCCATTGTAAACATTGTGGCCGCTGGAAGCGCACTGATTGCGGTGCTGGTTTCGCGTCGCCCAGCCGATAGCAACCATCCTTACGGGCACACCAAAGCCGAGTACTTCTCGGCTGTACTGGAGGGGGTGTTGATTGTATTGGCGGCTCTAGCCATCGTGCGCGAAGCCTGGCCTCGGCTATTCGCACCGCAACCCATTGGGGGCTTAGACACAGGATTGTTGATCTCCTTGGGGGCTTCGACTATAAACGCCGGGCTGGGATGGTTTTTAATTCGCACTGGACGCAAAGCGCGCTCGCCCGCGGTGGTGGCGGATGGTCAGCACATCCTGGCCGATGTGCTGACCTCGGTCGGTGTGCTATTGGGCATCGGGCTGGCCTGGCTAAGCGGCTGGTGGGTGCTCGACCCCTTGCTGGCTATTGCGGTAGCGTTCAATATCTTGTGGGTTGGCTGGCGGCTGGTGCGCGACTCTGTGGGGGGTCTGATGGACGAATCGGTTTCGGAGGCCGAACTGGCCGACATTCGCAACACGCTCAGCTATACCCTCGAGGGTCTGGCATCCGAAGGCCGGGTACTGGAAATCCACGACCTACGCACCCGACGGGCTGGGCCGCGCACCTTTGTGGAGTTTCACCTGGTGGTACCTGGGCATACCTCGGTGGAGCAGGCCCATCAGATTTGTGACCGGCTCGAGAACGCCTTACAGGCCAGCATGGATGGCGTCACTGCCACCATCCATGTGGAACCCGACCACAAGGCCAAGCATTCAACCTTCAGGATTGGGTAG
- the rplA gene encoding 50S ribosomal protein L1 yields the protein MPKHGKRYRALLEKVDLNKVYSVEEAAALIPQIKSAKFDETVEVHVKLGIDPKKSDQNVRSTVALPHGTGRSVRVLAIAKGEKIAEAQAAGADIAAGEEIIQEILDGRSDFDAVVATPDVMGAVGSKLGRILGPKGMLPNPKAGTVGFNIGDMVREIKAGRIEFRNDKTGVVHGPVGKASFTPEQIAENVRAFIKAVESAKPDSAKGTYLRSIYLTTTMGPSIRVSTSTAHQS from the coding sequence ATGCCTAAGCATGGAAAGCGCTATCGGGCTTTGCTGGAAAAAGTAGACCTGAATAAGGTTTACTCGGTCGAAGAGGCCGCTGCCCTGATTCCTCAGATTAAAAGCGCCAAGTTTGATGAGACCGTAGAGGTGCACGTTAAGCTGGGCATCGACCCCAAAAAGTCGGATCAAAACGTGCGCTCTACGGTAGCCCTGCCACACGGAACGGGCCGCAGCGTACGCGTGCTGGCGATTGCTAAAGGCGAGAAAATCGCCGAGGCCCAGGCCGCTGGCGCCGACATCGCCGCCGGAGAGGAAATTATCCAGGAAATCCTGGATGGCCGCTCCGACTTCGATGCGGTTGTCGCCACCCCTGACGTAATGGGTGCAGTGGGCTCGAAGCTCGGTCGTATCCTGGGTCCGAAGGGCATGTTGCCCAACCCCAAAGCCGGTACAGTTGGCTTTAACATCGGTGATATGGTGCGCGAAATTAAAGCCGGTCGTATCGAGTTCCGCAACGACAAGACCGGTGTGGTGCATGGCCCTGTGGGCAAGGCCAGCTTTACGCCGGAGCAAATCGCCGAGAATGTACGGGCTTTTATCAAAGCTGTTGAGAGCGCCAAACCCGACAGCGCCAAGGGCACCTACCTGCGCTCGATCTACCTCACCACGACCATGGGGCCCAGCATCAGGGTAAGCACCAGCACGGCGCACCAGTCGTAA
- the rplK gene encoding 50S ribosomal protein L11, producing the protein MKKINAVVKLQLPAGKATPAPPVGPALGQHGANIMEFVKQFNAATANMGDAIVPVEITIFSDRSFSFITKTPPASYLIRKAAGIEKGSGKSGREKVGKLTWEQCLQIAKQKMPDMNAGDVEAAARQIAGSARSMGVEVTGVPNA; encoded by the coding sequence ATGAAAAAGATTAATGCTGTGGTCAAGCTGCAGCTTCCGGCCGGTAAGGCCACGCCTGCACCCCCAGTAGGCCCGGCACTGGGTCAACACGGTGCCAACATCATGGAGTTCGTCAAGCAGTTTAACGCGGCCACGGCCAACATGGGCGACGCCATTGTACCCGTGGAGATCACTATCTTCTCCGACCGCTCTTTTAGCTTCATCACCAAAACTCCCCCCGCCTCTTACCTGATTCGCAAAGCTGCCGGTATCGAGAAAGGCTCGGGCAAGAGTGGGCGTGAGAAAGTGGGCAAGCTCACCTGGGAGCAGTGCCTGCAGATTGCCAAGCAAAAGATGCCAGATATGAATGCCGGGGATGTAGAGGCTGCAGCCCGCCAGATTGCAGGTTCGGCTCGCTCCATGGGCGTGGAAGTGACGGGGGTGCCCAATGCCTAA